In Hemibagrus wyckioides isolate EC202008001 linkage group LG16, SWU_Hwy_1.0, whole genome shotgun sequence, the sequence TGATTATTGTAATAATTCGGTTTAAAAGCGCCATCAAAAACGAGGTTCTTGTGCAATCTGATTCCCCTTTAATCGTATTGGTCATGAGCGTCTGCTGTTTTTGCCAATTACAGACTGTTTGTAAAAGATTCCTGTATGTGTTTGCTTGGTACAGACAGCAGCCTTCTACCCTGCCATAAAGGAATGTTTAAGAGATAAGACACTACAgacttaataaaaatataaatctatCACCATTGGTCCAAATCATTTCTGTGGCAGTTTACAAAAGTCTATTGttgaacagaaagaaagaaatacggATGcacggaaagagagagagagagagagagagagagagagagtggattcTGGAAGAGTATCTCGGTTAAAGAAGTAAACTACAAGCATAGTATAGAACTGACACACGTCGTGcggtatatacacacagattCATAGGCAGTTTTTTCAAGCCAAAGAAGtcatacaaaaaagaaaacgataaaaaataaaagaataataatacaaacgcacacccacacacgaaCTCTACAAATAAAACTCTACAAATAAGGACGAGTCGTACACACACCAAGAGATTTACCGGGATTACCGTCTGCTTTCAGAGATCTCAGAAAAGCGGGAGGTATTtacagaggacacacacacacacacacacgctcagagGCTGGACGTGGGGACGCAGAGAGACCGGGGTCCATACAGGGAGAGTCATCGAGGGCACAGATTTACACTCGTTTGTTGGGTAGAGATTGAATAGTTGTGAATGGGGCACAGGGTGGGGTAGGAAACTCGCCCTTTAGGTGCTGAaatagactgaaaaaaaaaaaggcaaacgtCAGCGTGTATTAGGATtactataatttattattattaaattatattattaagtaAAGGTATGTaagtaaaaatacagaaaaatgaagaaagaaagaaagaaagaaagaaagaaagaaagaaagaaagaaagaaagaaagaaagaaagaaagaaagaaagaaagaaagaaagcagtctTCTCTTACCGATGATGACGATGAGCACGATCACACATATCACCCCCAGGATTATCATCATCTACAGACGGAGAAACAGAtggagggacagacagacagatagacagacagagagacagacagaagaaggCATTATAAGGACATCTGTTCCCTAAACTTTAACCCCAATAAGAGACTGGATTGCTGTATGACACAGTAACATCACAGGGGTCTGTCACCTGCCCTGAGGAACTATTacttccatttatttattatacacaataacacaactgtttattgtttatagTGGTCTGTTTAATGCAGTATAAAAGTGTCATACTGACTGATGGTCTAACTGACAGTCTGTTTGTTAGAGCGATGGCTCTGTGCTCAGGTCTGTATTCTGTACCTTGGCATTCTTCCACCAGTATTTATTCTTCAGTTTAGCGGCACTGGTCTCGAACTGAGAGGCTCCAGCCTGCAGCGCGTCGGCTCGGTCATCCAGCTCTGAGAGCTTCTGGTCCCTCTCCAGAACTTTATCCACGTTTACGCGCATGATGTCCACCACCTGACCACACAGCCACAGGTTATTTTTGGTTCAAACGGTTGAacttcaaataaaaaaacccaaacgaCTGCCTGGGTGAAGCACTTCACATCTTTACTGTTCAATTTAAGAACAATTTCACAAGAAATCTCAAATTTATATCCTTTACATCTTAGTTTTATctcacagtgatacagtctTGCTTTAGTACTCTTCATTTATTCGTTaaagttgtttttcttttttttaatctcagttTAACTTTCCCTCGTTTTAAAATCTTAGGTATCATCGGTTCGAATGTGATGCATCTGCAGATCAGTAGAAATCAGTAGAAATCAGTAATTAACTGATCAAAGTGTTCAGTTGGTTactcctttttatttctttctgattGTTTGGGAGTCTGTACTATTACACGGTGCAACACTTTATTTACTGgatgaaatctgtgtgtgtgtgtgtgtgtgtgtgtgtgcatgtgcgtgtctCACCTCGTccacctgagcctgtgtctgctGTAGGCGGCGGTTGCTGGTCAGGTTGGGAGGAGGCTGATTCCCTCCCTCAGGGGCAGGGGCGCCGGCGGCGGCTGGAGCAGACCTGGTATccaaaataaaatcagtaaacTTGAACCAAAGAAACAGCAGTGAAAAAGATATCGGACAAATAAAGAGCGTGATATACGGGGTGAAAATATGAGCTAAAAATAATAAGGCCTCAAGGTAATATTAGTGAAGtaactgaaactgaaaatgaATCAGAGCAGAGCTGATGATCACAGCTTCACCTCCCTGCCTGATGATTTTAGACTCTAGGCTACAGTCACTGGtgctcatttttttgttttagtttataGAAAACGTTAAAAAGGAGCTACAGTTTTAACTCATTACTGAACTGAAAGTATGAGACAGTCGTAAAATAGTCGTAATCCCATAataacaagtgtttaaggtatTAAGACTGAAAGAGATTACTCAAGAGATATAAATATTGAAAGCTCTAAATCAATTCTCTatcagtaaaaaaagaaaattaggcAGTGAGGCATTTCTGTTAAACTGCGTCAGTTATTTATCAtacaataatcatcatcatcacaaatATAAACCAAGCTCATAAAGTACTTTGTGCCTGAAATGTGCTCAAATGTCATCTGacagtgacctctgacctctgacaGTCCACATCCACCAGCCGGCTCTGCCCTATAGTACAACAGCTACTAAATGACTAAGACTGACATGTGCTTGATGTGAGACGCTCACAGTGGATctgttcaaactgctgctcctgctgcgtCACAGGGCGgagtaaagcacacacacaaacactcacacatacacacacaaacgggGGAAAGCACAATCTGCCCTCTTATGCATACCTGAGCTCAAAGACGCCCACTATTGGCTTTTGTTGTTGTGAttgatgagagagtgagagagagagagagagagagagagagagggtaatgCCTCTCCCACACAGACTGCACACATTTTGCTCTGGTAATGTGGGAGTCATTTTTGGGAGGAATTTGAGCTTCTAAgataaaatctatatttttcaGAAGGCAGCATGTAGAAGGCTGAATTACACGTCCTTCTTACAAAAGAAAAACTTGAACAGCTGACAAACTACTGAACTGCCTCCACTAAAagataatctctctctctctctctctctctctctctcttcatatatatatatatatatatatatatataaatggacCAAACAGACACTTAATCATTGTGATTCTGAGCTGCGTCAGTAAtctcttatgtaatattctataTTAGTAAGTTCTCTGATGTAATATCATGATCATAAGACACGCCATATGATCATCTGTTCAGAGTGATGTTTTAAACCTACACTGTGATCTGATGAAATCACGAGCCGTGACTGAAATTCTGTGCgcatgtgaaaatgtgaaaccTCTGCCATTCTCGGCTTCGCCCAGCAGACGGAGACAAATCAGGGGATAAAGGTGACCTCTGAACGCTGAAGGCTTAATCCCCACACACTTCATGTCATTTTCTGCTAACACAATTACAGTGTACTCCTTTTTTATTTTCGCTCTAACACACCATGCAGGCGAGacgagagacaaacagacatgtTAACATCTGGAAATGGCTGATGTGCTGttttctcctcatcctctctctgcctccataTCCgcctctccttctccttcactGCTGTCTATATTTAGATCATCAGTCCCCTTCAGAGAGGACGAAATCACCAacagcacatctacacataAGCAGGACTTCAGTAGCTCTTGCTTCtactttttaatgaaaatacacTAAAAATGTGCTAAACAAATGACGTGCATCTTCTACAcgcaatatttttttaatcctggACACTACAGACTCGTGCcattgtgaataaataaatgtcacatGCACAGGGAGTTAGCAAAGCGATGATTAAATAAGAACATGTAGGTCTATAAGATCATAACATTAATATCAAATGGGTTAAAAAACCTTAAACATAAAGTGTCTTTGGAACAAAACTACAAACACAGCTTCTGACTATGGATTTTTTCAATCCACTAGAATTAAAGAAATattcaaaaaatattaatatcaagCATCTAAAATGTACACATTACAGCATGTAAGGAGTGTTTCTGAggattttatgtcattttaaagCTTAGTTCACCCTTCAGAGAGCTTTAtccttaattatttattataatttttccaTAAAATCTGATCCATATTATCCATGCTAACTGGTCAAAACACATTCATTATGCACAAATCCTCGAGCAGCACAATGCATTTGCTTAAATATGATtataaatatgattttaaaaacaGGGCTGAATGATTTCTGGAGAATATTGATCTGTATACAATAACACTACAATTTTTCACAATTTCACATTTAGGGATTGGCTCATTTACATACCATGATACATCAGTACACAATATACTGTTAATCCAAATCTCATGTTTAACAGCTTGGTACAACTTTCTTttatcacatgatcacatcttCCCCAAATTTGTGAGTCAAAAATAATTTTTCAGCCACAGcatcttcttttcttttaaaaagaaatcaatcaCTCTTCTGTAACACCAGCTAATAATGGTGATGAATACACACTGCTCTTGTCATGTGGAAGATATGAAATTAAGGTGAGTGTTTCCTCGACACTGTATGCGAGAGGGATGTGATTAGGATTTGGAGGTAATCTGG encodes:
- the vamp2 gene encoding vesicle-associated membrane protein 2, producing MSAPAAAGAPAPEGGNQPPPNLTSNRRLQQTQAQVDEVVDIMRVNVDKVLERDQKLSELDDRADALQAGASQFETSAAKLKNKYWWKNAKMMIILGVICVIVLIVIIVYFST